A single genomic interval of Chloroflexota bacterium harbors:
- a CDS encoding NAD(P)/FAD-dependent oxidoreductase yields MKKLLILGAGTAGTMVANRLRRLLDTSEWAVTIVDQFETHYYQPGFLFIPFGMYSRNDVVKPKRDFIPAGVEFIMSPVELIEPEHNRVKLVKDGRYLNYDFLVIATGTRTRPEQTPGLMEDEWHKSIYDFYTVEGAVALSRHLRNWKGGRMVLNIVENPIKCPVAPLEFIMLADWFFHEHNMRDRVELIYTTPLPGAFTKPIASKHLGDILDQKGVKVVPEFQISHVDAAAKKIVSYDEREEPYDLLVTIPLNMGDDLIARSGMGDELNYVAVDKHTFVSPKYPNVFALGDAAALPTSKAGSVAHFAVDCFAENFLRYADGIEMLPTFDGHANCFIESGFGKGLLIDFNYEVEPLPGRYPLPGIGPFTLLQESEANHWGKMMFRWMYWNILLKGQEMPLPARMSMAGKWK; encoded by the coding sequence ATGAAGAAGCTGTTGATCCTGGGCGCCGGCACGGCCGGCACCATGGTTGCCAACCGCCTGCGCCGACTGCTCGATACCAGCGAGTGGGCCGTTACGATCGTCGACCAGTTTGAAACGCACTACTACCAGCCGGGCTTCCTGTTCATCCCGTTCGGGATGTACAGCCGCAACGACGTGGTGAAGCCGAAGCGCGACTTCATCCCGGCCGGCGTGGAGTTCATCATGTCGCCGGTCGAGCTGATCGAGCCGGAGCACAACCGCGTCAAGCTCGTCAAGGACGGCCGCTATCTGAATTACGACTTTCTGGTGATCGCCACCGGCACGCGCACGCGCCCGGAGCAGACGCCGGGCCTGATGGAAGACGAGTGGCACAAGTCGATCTACGACTTCTACACCGTCGAGGGGGCCGTCGCGCTGTCGCGCCACCTGCGCAACTGGAAGGGCGGCCGCATGGTGCTGAACATCGTGGAGAACCCGATCAAGTGCCCGGTGGCGCCGCTCGAGTTCATCATGCTGGCCGATTGGTTCTTCCATGAGCACAACATGCGCGACCGTGTTGAATTGATCTACACCACGCCGTTGCCGGGCGCGTTCACCAAGCCGATCGCCTCCAAGCACCTCGGCGACATCCTGGACCAGAAGGGTGTCAAGGTCGTGCCGGAGTTCCAGATCTCGCACGTCGACGCCGCCGCAAAGAAGATCGTGTCATATGACGAGCGCGAGGAGCCATACGACTTGCTCGTCACGATCCCGCTCAACATGGGCGACGACCTGATCGCGCGCTCGGGCATGGGCGACGAGTTGAACTACGTTGCGGTGGACAAGCACACCTTTGTCTCGCCCAAGTACCCGAACGTCTTCGCGCTCGGCGACGCGGCCGCGCTGCCAACCTCGAAGGCCGGTTCCGTCGCACACTTCGCGGTTGACTGCTTCGCGGAGAACTTCCTGCGCTACGCCGACGGGATCGAGATGCTGCCGACGTTCGATGGCCACGCCAACTGTTTCATCGAGTCCGGGTTCGGCAAGGGGCTGCTGATCGACTTCAACTACGAGGTCGAGCCGCTGCCCGGCCGCTACCCGCTGCCGGGAATCGGCCCGTTCACGCTGCTGCAGGAGTCCGAGGCGAATCACTGGGGCAAGATGATGTTCCGCTGGAT
- a CDS encoding helix-turn-helix transcriptional regulator → MDRKLESEINALHAQVCAALAEPKRIMILYVLADGPQNVTDLCAALGAPQPAVSRHLKVLRDSGLVTARRDGMNVVYTLSNPKVVKALDLLRQVLHENLKRTASLLSDRS, encoded by the coding sequence ATGGATCGAAAACTTGAATCAGAAATCAACGCCCTGCACGCGCAGGTGTGCGCCGCCCTGGCCGAGCCGAAGCGGATCATGATCCTCTATGTGCTCGCTGACGGGCCGCAGAATGTCACCGACTTGTGCGCGGCGCTCGGCGCGCCGCAGCCGGCGGTCTCGCGGCATCTGAAAGTGTTGCGCGACAGCGGGTTGGTCACGGCGCGCCGCGACGGCATGAACGTCGTGTACACGCTGTCCAACCCGAAAGTTGTCAAGGCGCTCGACCTGCTGCGGCAGGTGCTCCACGAAAACCTGAAGCGCACCGCTTCGTTGCTCTCGGATCGCTCGTAG